GGGTGCAGCCGTTGTGCGAACCGTCGCCCGAGCACGTTGACCAGCGGGAGCGAGACCAGCGCGAGCACCGCCAACACGGGCTGGATGATCAACATGATCACCGTCACCGAACAGACGATGAGGAAGTTGCCGAAGGTCAGCGGGACGAGCACCACCACGTTCTGGAAGTGCTGGAGGTCGGTGTTGCCCCGGCTCATGAGCTCGCCGGTGGCGTTGGCGTCGTGGAACGAGAAGTGGAGGCGCTGCACGTGGGCGAAGAAGCGGTCGCGCAGCTTCGCCTCGATGAGGCGGGCGTTGCGGAACGCGAGATAGCGCCGCACGCCGAGGAAGACGGCCGACACGAAACCGGCCGTGAGGATGAGCAGCACCCACTGGAGCAGCGGACCGTTCTGACGCACGCCTCGATCGAGACCGAGTTGCACCATCAGCGGCACGGTGACTCGACCCGCCGTCCACAACACCGACGCGAGCATGCCGAACAGCACGCCCCACTTCTCGTCTCTGGCCGTCTGCCAGATGAGCAGCCACCCGGCTCGACCGGTCGAGTCGAAGGCGCCGCCACCGGCCTTCAGCTGGTCCGGCGCGTGGTCCCGTGAAGTTGCAGTCAGCGTCGATCCCTCCCCCCGGTGCGACGACCCTCACACGGTACGGCCGTGGTCGTCCATTCAGTTTCATCGACCCATCGGTCTAGGGTCCGGCCATGAAGATCCTGCTGCTCCGGTCGGCCGTCGATCGGATCGGTGAACGCATCCTCGACATCGCTCCCGATGCCCGGTTCGTCATCATCGAGGACGACGCGTCCGTCACCGGCGACGCGACCGGCGTGGAGGTCGTCTACTGGGGGCACGGCGCGCACGGCGACCGCCGAGCGCGGACGTTCCTGGCGTCGTGGAACGATCCCGAACTGCGCTGGGTGCAGGGCTCCAACGCCGGCTACGACCACCCGATCTGGACGGACCTGCTCGACCGGGGTGTCGCCTTCACTCGGGCCGCCGACATCTGGGTCGAACCGATGGCGCAGTACATCCACGCATGGGTGCTGGCGTGGTCGCAGGGTCTGGCCGGACAGATCGACCGCTCGCGGGCCCGCGAGTGGACCAGCGTCCAACCCGACGACGTGACCGCTCGGACCCTCGCGATCATCGGCTTCGGCGGGATCGGACGACCGACGGCCCGCATCGCCAAGGCGCTCGGGATGCGCGTCATCGCCACGCGGCGCACGCCCGGCCCGGCGCCCGACGTCGACCAGATGTACACCCCTGACCGTCTCCACGACGTGCTCGCCGAGGCCGACTATGTCGCACTTTGCACCCCCCTCACCGACGACACCCGCGACCTCATCGGCCCGGCCGAGTTCGCCGCGATGCGACCGGGCGCCGTGCTGATCAACGTGTCCCGCGGCGAGGTCGTGGACGAGGACGCGCTCGCCGACGCGCTGACCACCGACTCGATCCGCGGCGCGACGATCGATGTCACCCGCACCGAACCACTGCCGGCCGACTCGCCCCTCTGGGCGCTGCCCAACCTGGTGATCACCGCCCATCAATCGGGCGAAGGCCCCCGCAGCAACGAACGCCTCGATGCGCTCTTCCTCGACAACCTCGAGCGCTACGTGAACGGGCTACCCCTCCGGAACGTGGTTGCTCCGGAGGGATAGCTCATTCGTGGACTACTGGCCGTAGACCGTGATGCAGTCGGTGTCACCGACGTAGCGGAACAGGAAGGTGGCCATCTCACCACGGTTCAGGGCCCGCTCCGGATCGAAGGTGGTCGGGCTCGTACCGGTCGTGATCCCTTCGGCGAACATCCACCCGACCGCCTGATCGTAGAACTTCCCGACCGCGACATCTCCGAACGTCGCCGAACCGAGCGCCGCGTCGGGTTCACCGGCAAGACGCCAGAGGAACGTGGCCAGCTCGCCTCGGGTGAGTACCCGCTCCGGATCGAACGTGGTCGGGCTCGTGCCGGTGGTCAGCCCTTCGGCGAACATCCACCCGACCGCCTGATCGTAGAACTTCCCGACCGCGACATCCCCGAACGTCGCCGAACCGAGGGGTCCGGACGGTTGACCTTCGAGCCGCCACACGAACGTGGCCAACTGGCCGCGGGTCACCCCGTCGAGGGGAGAGAACTCACCCGGGC
This is a stretch of genomic DNA from Acidimicrobiales bacterium. It encodes these proteins:
- a CDS encoding D-2-hydroxyacid dehydrogenase encodes the protein MKILLLRSAVDRIGERILDIAPDARFVIIEDDASVTGDATGVEVVYWGHGAHGDRRARTFLASWNDPELRWVQGSNAGYDHPIWTDLLDRGVAFTRAADIWVEPMAQYIHAWVLAWSQGLAGQIDRSRAREWTSVQPDDVTARTLAIIGFGGIGRPTARIAKALGMRVIATRRTPGPAPDVDQMYTPDRLHDVLAEADYVALCTPLTDDTRDLIGPAEFAAMRPGAVLINVSRGEVVDEDALADALTTDSIRGATIDVTRTEPLPADSPLWALPNLVITAHQSGEGPRSNERLDALFLDNLERYVNGLPLRNVVAPEG